Sequence from the Acidimicrobiia bacterium genome:
CGCATGATCGTGATCCGATCGGTGACCCGCAGCACCTCATGCAGCTTGTGGCTCACCAGCACCACCGCCCAGCCATCACGCTGCACTCCCTCGCGCAGGACGTCGAACAGTTTGGCGGTCTCGGGTGGGCTGAGCACCGAGGTGGGCTCATCGAGGATGATGATCCGGGGGCCGTGGCGGAGGCACTTGACGATCTCGACACGCTGGCGCATGCCGGCGGTGAGGTCACCGACCCGGGCCTCGGGGTCGACCTCGAGCCCGTAGCGCTCGCTGATCTCCGAGATCCGGATCCGGGTGGCCTCGGGCGCCAGGCGGTCCCGTTCGCCCAGGGCCACGTTCTCCCACACGGTGAGGGCATCCACCAGGCTGTAGTGCTGGTGCACCATCCCGATTCCGAGGCGCGCCGCTTGCAGCGGGTCGTTGACACGAACCTTCTCGCCCTCGATGAAGATCGATCCGCGATCGGGGAGTGCCAGGCCGATCAGCATCCTCATCAGGGTCGACTTGCCGGCGCCGTTCTCGCCGAGGATCCCGTGGATCTCACCGTGGCGAAGGGTCAGATCCACGCCGTCACAGGCCACGATGGGGCCGTAGCGCTTGGTCATGCCGCGCGCCTCGAGGGCGGCGACCCGTGTTGTTTCGTTCGTCGGCTCTGCGGGCATCTGGGGCATCCTCGCGCACTCACAGCAGTGGGCACTCGCCAGGCGAGTGCCCACTGCGGAGCGTTGCTTCTCCGGGCTCAGAATCCGTAGGCGTCGGCCAGGATCTGATAGATGGCGTCCTCGAACTCCCCGGCTCCGATCCGGGCGTTGAAGTCGTCGAGTGCAGCAACCTGTTCGGCGGTGGCGTCGCAGAACTCGGCGCCGACCTCGTCGTCGATACCGACGGTGAAGGTACGGATCCCGCCCTCCTCGGCCGTCCCGGCGAAGATGTCGTCGAAGATCGGCTGGACGTAGTCGCCGGTGTCGAACTTCACCTCGAAGTCGTAGGCGAGGTCGTCGCGCTCACACCCCTTGGAGGAGCCTGCGGTCATGACGACCAGCCCATCGGTGTTGGCCAGCTGGACCACTGGCTCGTGGGCCCCTCCGAGGAAGGGGACGATCACCATCGCACCTTCGGCCTTGGCGTTCTGGTACGCCTCGGTGGCCGCCGCCGTGTTGTTGAAGTCGTACGGGAATGCGCCGGTGGCGACGTACACCGCGGTGTACGACTCGTCGACCAGCGACAGGCCGAGCTCGAATGCGGCGAACGACTCCTTCTCGAAGTCGAGGTCGCAGCAGCCGATGAACACGGCCTCGGTGCCGCCGCGCTCCTGGAGGAGCAGGCCGGCGGCGTAACCGCCCGAGAGCCAGAGCTCGGCGCCGCGGTCGTGGCTGATCAGCATTCCTTCGGTGGCCGGGTATCCGGAACCGCAGTTGCAGTACCAGAACACCTCGGGGAAGTCGGCGACCACTTCGGGGAGCCCCTCGGCGAGTGCCCCCGAGCCGACGGCGATGATGTCGGCGCCCTGCTCGGCGATGTTGCGCAGCTCCTGTGCGGCGTTGGCCGCCTCGATCATGTCCACGACGATGGGGGCCTCGAACCCCTGGTCGGTTGAGATCTCGGTGATCTTGTCGACCAGGGCCTGGTAGTAGGCGCCGTCATCGCGCGGCCCATCTGTGGCCACGCCGATCACGACCTTGCCGTCACCGTTGAAGTCGGCGACCAGCGGATCCGCTGCGGCGGTCGTCGTGGTCTCCTCACCGGCTGTGGTGGTCGTCTCCTCACCGGCTGTGGTGGTCGTCTCCTCAGCGGCGGTGGTGGTCGTGCCGGCGTCGTCGTCGCCACAGGCGACCGCCACCAGCGCTAGGACCATCACCAGTACGAGCGGCCTCACCACCCGTCCCCGGCGGCTTCTCTGCGAAATCATCATGGGACTCGTTACCTCCCGAGTTGTCGTTTGGGCCCTGCCCCGGTGATTCCGAGGTCGGGGAATCCAGCCGGCCATTCCGGTCCCTATGGACTGATGGTCAGACCAGCAACCCCACCACGATAGTGACCCCGTGGGAACGCCGTCCACCCGGATGGGAGTTCAGAGCCCGATGACCCGCAGCGAGGCGCGTGAGAGTGGCGGTCGCCCCCCGCCGGGACCGGTGATCCTCCCCAGGCGCCCCTCGACCCGCCCCAGATGCCTCTCCACTGCGGCGAGCATCCCTTCGACATCGCCGGCCACGAAACAGTCGGCGATGATCTGGTGCTCGTGTGCGGCTCGAATGGCGGCCTCGGCCCCGGCGGCGTGGTCGCCGCCGGGGGAGTCGTCGGGAGGCTCCTCGCAGACCTTGTCGAGGACGCGGCCGTACAACTCGAGCAGCAGAGGGTTCCCGCATCCGGCGGCGATGGTGGCGTGGAAGCGTCGGTCGGCGGTGCGGATCGCTTCGGCGGTGGTTGGCAGAGGAAGGCGGGCCAGATCGACGGCCGCCCTCCGCTCCTGCGTGGTGGCACGGAATCCGGCCAGCTCGAAGAGGGTCAGCTCGAGCACCCGGCGGGCCTCATGTAGGGTCCGGCGAGCCTTTCGGCCGTGATCGCTCACCGGCAGGGCGACGTCGGGGAGACGCTCGGCGACGTAGCAACGGTTGCCTCGGCGTTCCACGGCTCCGATGGCGATCAGGCTCTGGATGGCCTCACGCACCGAGGTTCGGGCCACCGAGAACTGCTCGGCCAGCGTTCGTTCGGCGGGGAGCCGCGCCCCGGGGGGGATCTCGCCGGCGTTGATGCGCGCCAGCACGTCGTCGCGGACCCGCTCGGCGACCGATCTGCGTTCGAGGGGGGAGAAGGGCTTCGAGTCGGTCATGACGTCGCCTCGCCTCCGCCGGAGCCCCACACCTGACGCACGATGGCGTAGGTCGCCTGATCGCATGAGAACTCGACGGTGTTCCCGTCGGGGTCTTCGACGAAGCAGATGTAGCCGATGGGCGGTGGCATCAGCGTCGGAGGCAGGCTCAGGGTCCCCTCCTCCGCCGCCAGCCGCGCCACCTCGTCCACCGCCTCCCGGCTGAGGAGCTCGAACCCGATGTGGGCGAACGGCCCCAGCACCGTCCGCGGCGCGAACCCGAAGGGATCTGTCTCCGGGAGGAACTGGGCGAGGACCAGGATGAACGGCTGGGCGGCGTCGGCGGGGTCGGCCAGCCAGGCACCGAACCCGAGCTCGTCCCGGTTGCGCTGCAGGAGTCTCAGGGGTGTGTGGCGCTCATACCACTCGATGCTGCGTTCGACGTCGCCGACGCGAAGGGCCAGGTGCGTCCAACGAGGACGCCCCGGACCCGCTTCGGCAACCGGCTGCTGGTTCACCTGCCCGTACTCCAAACTCTGGATGGAGCATCCTACATACGGTATGCCGGTCAGACCGCTTCTCGGGTGAAGACCTGACGCCGACGGTATCGAGTTGGCACCTTCCGACCTAGCCGTGCACCGCCTGGTAGAGACGGCGAACCATCGCCTCGGGATCAGCCGCTCCCCAGCAGTTCCGGCCGAATGCGATGCCGGCGGCGCCCGCGGCCACGGCGGCGGCGGCGAACTCGACGGCCTCGTCCTCGCTGTCCATCTTGGGCCCACCCAGGACCACCACCGGCGCCTGGGTGACCGCCACCACGTCGGCGATCTCCTCGACCTTCGGGGGTGCCGGGGTCTTGATCATGTCTGCTCCGAGCTCGACGCAGACGCGGGCACAACGAGCGATGAACTCGGTCTCCCAGGGCACGGCACGCTTCCACCCGCCCGGGATCGACTCGACGATGAGCGGCATCCCGATCATCTCGCACTCGCCGGCGAGCTTGGTCAGGCGGCGCAGCGACAGTTCCTCGTCGTCCGCTCCGGGATAGGCCATGATCACCACTCCGTCGGCACCGATCACCGCCGCCTGCTCCACCTCGTACAGCAGCGAGAACACGTCTCCCGAGGCGTAGCCGCCCATGTCGGTGAGTCCGCCGTCGATGCGCAGGATCAGCCCGGTGCGGGCGAACGCCTCCGGGTAGCGTCGGGCGAGATGCCAGGTGGCGAGCACGCCGTTGGCGCCTCCGGCGGCGACCTTGGTGATCACGTCCAGCTCGGGCCCCTGACCCGACGAAGCCTGGAAGTCGAGGGCGATCAGCGTCGACCTGCCATCCGGTTCGATGAAGCGGGCGGCGCGGCGCGCCTTGGCGGCACCTACCGCCGAATACATCTGAGACATCTTGTCTGCTCCTTCCGTGTCCTTGCCGGGGTCGATCACCCCAGGCGGGCGACCGCCTGGTCGCCCAGTTCGATGAACCTCTCCAAACCCGCCCGATACACGTCGAGCGGTTCCGCCTCGATGGTGGTCATCGCCGGCTGCGGCCAGTCACCCGAGCGGCCCTCGCCGGGCCGGGGCCACCAGCCGAGGGCAGCCCCGGCCGCCAGGGCGGCGCCGTAGGCGGACATCTCGTCGCAGGCGGGCACGTCGACCGGGACCTCGAGCACCGCCGACTTGATCGTGGTCCACAGGTGGCTGCGCGACGGCCCTCCTGAGGCCACCAGACGCGTCAGCACCGCCCCGGCTCCGGCTACCTCTCGGGCGATGTGCCCCAGGCCATAGGCGGTCGCCTCGAGGAGGGCGCGGGTGATCACGCCGGCGTCGGTGGTGACGTGGAGCCCGATGATCTCGGCGCGCAGAGCAGGATTCCAGCGCGGGGCCCGTTCGCCCTCGAGGAACGGCAGGACCAGCACACCGTTGCTGCCCGGCGGCACCTCGGCCGCCAGGTCGATCAGCTCGGTCAGCTTGCGTCCGGTGATCTCCGCCCACCAGTCCAGGATCGTCCCATGGGCCGCCACCGGCCCGCCCACGATGTGGACGCCGGGGACGGCGCTGGGCATGGCGTAGGCCATGGCCTCCTTGTCGGCCGAAGCCTCCACCGCCACCCCCAGACCGCCGGTGCGGCCTCCGGGATCGAAGCCCCGGCCGGGGATGTCTATCCCGCCCGCCCAGGCGGTGAGGTAGGCGTCGTTGGATCCGGGAACCAGCGGGATGCCGATGGGAAGCCCGTGGGAGCCGTCGGTGACGCCGATCGAGGTGCCCACCGGGATCGGCTCACCGAACTCGGCCAGGGGAGTGTTCGACGGCCAGACGCTCTGATACGACCCGTCGCCGCCGAGCTGGGTGAGCACCCAGTCCCAGAGCTGACGCGGCTGGATGTGCGCTCCGAACATCTCGCGAAGCACCCCGGTCTGGGCGGCATGCTGATCTTGTGGGCTGGACGACTCGCCGGCAGGGTGCCGGAAGGTGAGGGCCGCCTCACCACCGGCGGCCACCGACGTCGGGCCGTGTCCGCCTGCTCCGATGGCGGCCGGGGTGACGGCCAGGGAGGTGATCGCCTGGGTGAACCCGGTGAGCCAGGTGAACGGGTCCACCTGGCCGATGGGAAGCCCGCTGCCCTCGGGGTAGCGGGCGGCGGACTCGCCGACCACCTCGCCGTTCCGATTGATGGCGACGGCGCGCGCCGCGCTACTGCCGACGTCGACTCCGACAACGGTGGGCTGGGACTCAGTCATCGCGAAGTGTCGGCCCCACGAAGACCCGGTACGTGGGCTCGCTGGTCACCAGGCGCAGCGCATCCTCCACCTGGGTGAAGTCGAAGCGGGCCGTGATGAGGGACTCCAGGTCGTCGTGGAGCACCCCGGAGCGGATGTAGGCGGATCCGAGGCGCCAGTCGATAGGCTCCTGGCTGTAGGCACCGACGATCGCCACCTCTTCGCGATGGGACTTGTCCGCTCCCACCATGGCCTGCAGATCCTTGTCGAACGCCGAGTAGAGGACGACGGTGCCTCCGAAGTCGCACATGGCGACGGCGAGGTCGACGCCTCCCATGGCCGTCACGAAGACGATGTCTTGGCTGCCACCGCGCTCCTGCGCCTCATCGGGGGATGCCACCCAGGACGCACCGGCGGCCAGGGCCTCCTGACGGCGTTGCTCCGACACGTCGATGATCCCCACGCTGGCGGCGCCCCCGATTCGGGCGATGGCGAGATGGAGACGGCCCATGAAGCCGCCACCGATGATGGCCACCCTGTCGCCCGGCCCGAACCCTCCCTGGCGCAGCGAGTGCATCACGCAGGCGATCGGCTCACCCATGGCGGCGTGGGTGACCGGGGCGTTGCCGGTGGGGTAGGCGGAGGCGGCGGAAATGGCGACCTTGTCGGCGAAGCCTCCAAAGGTCACCGTGCCGTCGCTGAGCAGGCCGCCCTGCTGGGTGCGGCACAGAGAGGTCTTGCCAACGGCGGCACGGCCCGCAGGTGCCGCAGCGGGTGAGCAGGTCGAAGGTGACGGTGTCCCCGACCTGGGGCGATCCGGGGAGATCGGCGACCTTGTCGCTGGCGGCGATGACGACTCCGGCCGCCTCGTGGCCCGGAGCCACCGGGTACCACCTCTTCTCGCCGGCGAACAGCCTGCGCTCGAAGGTGCAGACGCCGCAGGCGCCCACGTCGATCAGTAGATCGAACGGCCGGGGACCGGGTCGGGTTCGTTGCGGATCTCGATCTGGCCCGGGCCTGTGAATACTGCAACCCTCACGGTGCCTCCAATACGCTCCGGGGGTCCCAGCGGCGGTGCTGCTCGGACCTCGGCCCAACTCTTGGTCTTATGGTCAGACCATACCACTCCGGTACGTCACATCGGCCGGTGGGATCACCAGCCGCCG
This genomic interval carries:
- a CDS encoding BMP family ABC transporter substrate-binding protein, producing MRPLVLVMVLALVAVACGDDDAGTTTTAAEETTTTAGEETTTTAGEETTTTAAADPLVADFNGDGKVVIGVATDGPRDDGAYYQALVDKITEISTDQGFEAPIVVDMIEAANAAQELRNIAEQGADIIAVGSGALAEGLPEVVADFPEVFWYCNCGSGYPATEGMLISHDRGAELWLSGGYAAGLLLQERGGTEAVFIGCCDLDFEKESFAAFELGLSLVDESYTAVYVATGAFPYDFNNTAAATEAYQNAKAEGAMVIVPFLGGAHEPVVQLANTDGLVVMTAGSSKGCERDDLAYDFEVKFDTGDYVQPIFDDIFAGTAEEGGIRTFTVGIDDEVGAEFCDATAEQVAALDDFNARIGAGEFEDAIYQILADAYGF
- a CDS encoding GntR family transcriptional regulator — encoded protein: MTDSKPFSPLERRSVAERVRDDVLARINAGEIPPGARLPAERTLAEQFSVARTSVREAIQSLIAIGAVERRGNRCYVAERLPDVALPVSDHGRKARRTLHEARRVLELTLFELAGFRATTQERRAAVDLARLPLPTTAEAIRTADRRFHATIAAGCGNPLLLELYGRVLDKVCEEPPDDSPGGDHAAGAEAAIRAAHEHQIIADCFVAGDVEGMLAAVERHLGRVEGRLGRITGPGGGRPPLSRASLRVIGL
- a CDS encoding VOC family protein, translating into MNQQPVAEAGPGRPRWTHLALRVGDVERSIEWYERHTPLRLLQRNRDELGFGAWLADPADAAQPFILVLAQFLPETDPFGFAPRTVLGPFAHIGFELLSREAVDEVARLAAEEGTLSLPPTLMPPPIGYICFVEDPDGNTVEFSCDQATYAIVRQVWGSGGGEATS
- a CDS encoding FGGY-family carbohydrate kinase gives rise to the protein MTESQPTVVGVDVGSSAARAVAINRNGEVVGESAARYPEGSGLPIGQVDPFTWLTGFTQAITSLAVTPAAIGAGGHGPTSVAAGGEAALTFRHPAGESSSPQDQHAAQTGVLREMFGAHIQPRQLWDWVLTQLGGDGSYQSVWPSNTPLAEFGEPIPVGTSIGVTDGSHGLPIGIPLVPGSNDAYLTAWAGGIDIPGRGFDPGGRTGGLGVAVEASADKEAMAYAMPSAVPGVHIVGGPVAAHGTILDWWAEITGRKLTELIDLAAEVPPGSNGVLVLPFLEGERAPRWNPALRAEIIGLHVTTDAGVITRALLEATAYGLGHIAREVAGAGAVLTRLVASGGPSRSHLWTTIKSAVLEVPVDVPACDEMSAYGAALAAGAALGWWPRPGEGRSGDWPQPAMTTIEAEPLDVYRAGLERFIELGDQAVARLG